The following proteins are encoded in a genomic region of Deltaproteobacteria bacterium CG2_30_66_27:
- a CDS encoding branched-chain amino acid ABC transporter permease: MFGVSIQGLSGQMLVGLLNGSFYAILSLGLAIIFGLLNIINFAHGAQYMMGAFLAWIGMTYLGIDYWWALLLSPLLVGAFGMLLEQSMLKRLYKLDHLYGLLLTFGLALIIEGLFRYRFGISGESYPVTEGLSGGRNLGFMFLPKYRVWVVAASLFVCFGTWYVIERTKLGSYLRAGTENPQLLQAFGINVPLMITLTYGYGVALAAFAGVLAAPIFNVNPVMGSNLIIAVFAVVVVGGMGSIMGSIVTGLGLGLIEGIVKSGMIANLLSSLFDSVPVARSLVYPIKLLFSPEASAVTIFVVMAIVLLVRPAGLFGRER, translated from the coding sequence ATGTTCGGTGTCTCGATTCAGGGCCTGTCCGGCCAGATGCTGGTCGGCCTGCTCAACGGCTCTTTCTACGCCATCCTCAGCCTCGGGCTGGCGATCATCTTCGGCCTTCTCAACATCATCAACTTCGCCCACGGCGCCCAGTACATGATGGGCGCGTTCCTGGCCTGGATCGGGATGACGTACCTCGGCATCGACTACTGGTGGGCGCTGCTGCTCTCGCCGCTGCTGGTCGGAGCGTTCGGCATGCTCCTCGAGCAAAGCATGCTGAAAAGGCTCTACAAGCTGGATCACCTCTACGGGCTGCTCCTCACATTCGGCCTGGCGCTGATCATCGAAGGCCTCTTTCGTTACCGGTTCGGCATATCGGGCGAAAGCTACCCCGTAACCGAAGGACTGTCGGGCGGGAGGAATCTCGGCTTCATGTTCCTGCCGAAGTACCGGGTCTGGGTCGTGGCGGCATCGCTGTTCGTTTGCTTCGGCACGTGGTACGTCATCGAGCGCACCAAGCTCGGGTCCTACCTGCGGGCCGGGACGGAAAATCCGCAACTTCTGCAGGCGTTCGGGATCAACGTGCCCCTGATGATCACGCTGACCTACGGGTACGGCGTGGCGCTGGCCGCGTTCGCCGGCGTTCTGGCCGCGCCGATTTTCAACGTGAACCCGGTGATGGGGTCGAACCTCATCATCGCCGTGTTCGCGGTCGTGGTGGTCGGCGGCATGGGCTCGATCATGGGTTCCATCGTGACCGGTCTCGGGCTCGGCCTGATCGAGGGAATCGTCAAATCCGGGATGATCGCCAACCTGCTCAGCTCGCTCTTCGATTCGGTGCCCGTGGCGCGATCCCTCGTCTATCCGATCAAGCTGCTCTTTTCCCCCGAGGCGTCGGCGGTGACCATCTTCGTGGTCATGGCCATCGTTCTGCTGGTGCGGCCGGCGGGCCTGTTCGGGAGGGAGCGGTAA
- a CDS encoding branched-chain amino acid ABC transporter permease encodes MSRIKMNDVAWGLLIVSGIAAPFLVYPVFAMKILCLALFACAFNLLLGYTGLLSFGHAAFLGTAGYVTGHTVKVLGFQPELGILAGTAAAAVLGYVVGSLAIRRSGIYFAMITLALAQMVYFMFLQMPFTGGEDGLQGVPRGKLFGRIDLMQPLYMYYFVFAIFLAGFWVIYRTIHSPFGQVLKAIRENEPRAISLGYDVGKYKLTAFVLSAALSGLAGATKSLVFQLASLTDVHWHTSGEVVLMTLLGGMGTVFGPVIGASVVVSLQNYGANIGEWVIVITGTIFVICVLAFRRGIVGEIAVLFRK; translated from the coding sequence ATGTCCCGGATCAAGATGAACGACGTGGCGTGGGGATTGCTCATCGTGTCTGGTATCGCGGCTCCGTTCCTCGTGTACCCGGTGTTCGCGATGAAGATCCTGTGTCTCGCGTTGTTCGCGTGCGCGTTCAACCTGCTCCTCGGCTACACCGGCCTCCTCTCCTTCGGGCACGCGGCCTTCCTCGGCACCGCCGGGTACGTCACGGGCCATACCGTCAAGGTCCTCGGGTTTCAACCCGAGCTGGGTATCCTGGCAGGCACCGCGGCGGCCGCGGTGCTCGGTTACGTCGTCGGCAGCCTGGCGATACGGCGCTCGGGGATCTACTTCGCGATGATCACCCTGGCCCTGGCGCAGATGGTGTACTTCATGTTTCTGCAGATGCCTTTCACGGGAGGGGAGGACGGGCTGCAAGGGGTGCCTCGCGGGAAACTGTTCGGCCGGATCGACCTGATGCAACCCCTGTATATGTACTACTTCGTATTCGCGATCTTCCTGGCAGGGTTCTGGGTCATCTACCGGACGATCCATTCTCCGTTCGGCCAGGTGCTCAAGGCGATCCGGGAAAACGAGCCGAGGGCGATTTCCCTCGGCTACGACGTGGGAAAATACAAATTGACCGCATTCGTGCTCTCGGCGGCTCTTTCGGGACTGGCGGGGGCGACCAAATCGCTCGTGTTCCAGCTGGCGTCTCTCACCGATGTGCACTGGCATACGTCGGGGGAGGTGGTGCTGATGACGCTGCTCGGCGGGATGGGAACGGTGTTCGGGCCCGTCATCGGAGCATCCGTCGTCGTCAGCCTGCAGAACTACGGTGCGAATATCGGCGAATGGGTGATCGTGATCACCGGTACGATTTTCGTCATCTGCGTGCTGGCGTTTCGCCGCGGCATCGTGGGCGAGATCGCGGTCCTGTTCAGGAAATGA
- a CDS encoding cadmium-translocating P-type ATPase, translating into MDCAHESGPILSALSGLPGVGRAVPSYSDSTLTVEFDPHAVSPERIAQAISGAGFKVRIDDRGAEALTWWERHGRLATTSVSGVALGTGLLLRFMGVRPPVAKLFLLAATVSGGWYVARRAWQALRHGQLEMNTLMGIAAVGAIFIGEWAEAGSAMFLFSLAQLLEARSMDRARNAIRRLLDLSPKEATVRKEDGDIRLPVDRIAVGDVVVLRPGERVPVDGIVLEGTSSVNQAPITGESLPVAKTRGSRVLAGSLNGRGVLEFRTEKPASDSSLARIIHLVENAQAQRARSQTFIDGFARYYTPAMIVFALGLVLVPPFLFGQVFSTWLYRGLVVLVIACPCALVISTPVSIVCGLTRAAREGILFKGGVYLEELGKIRTFFFDKTGTLTKGKPEVVHVESFCDLPEEELLRLAASLESRSEHPLAGAILDAAGRNGATDELPAPTFVQAVPGMGIRGKVNGEAYTLGNAAFFDNGSGLSGPQREVVGEWERKGATVVLIGIGKTPLGMVVLRDSVREEANAGLSELRLLGAKELTMLTGDNPETGKAIASQLSLDTVHAGLLPEDKVALVREAVEKGRKVAMVGDGINDAPSLASATVGVVMGAAGTGVALEAGDVALMGDDLRKLPFAVRLGRRMLRIIRFNVAFSLATKAVFLVLATMGMVTLWMGVAADMGSSLLVIGNSMRLLRGPRGWKRGRKP; encoded by the coding sequence ATGGATTGCGCCCATGAATCCGGGCCGATCCTATCCGCCCTGTCGGGCCTTCCCGGAGTCGGGAGGGCGGTTCCTTCCTATTCCGATTCGACGCTCACTGTGGAGTTCGACCCGCATGCCGTTTCCCCCGAACGAATCGCGCAGGCGATCTCCGGGGCGGGGTTCAAGGTCCGCATCGACGATCGCGGGGCGGAAGCGCTGACCTGGTGGGAGCGTCACGGGCGCCTGGCGACGACCTCCGTTTCAGGTGTCGCGTTGGGTACCGGGCTGCTCCTCCGGTTCATGGGGGTTCGGCCGCCGGTTGCGAAGTTGTTCCTCCTGGCGGCGACGGTTTCCGGCGGTTGGTACGTCGCGCGCCGCGCCTGGCAGGCCCTCCGTCATGGCCAGCTCGAAATGAACACGCTCATGGGCATCGCCGCCGTCGGCGCCATCTTCATCGGAGAGTGGGCGGAAGCGGGCTCCGCCATGTTCCTGTTCTCGCTCGCCCAACTGCTGGAAGCCCGAAGCATGGACCGCGCCCGTAACGCCATCCGGCGTCTTCTGGACCTGTCTCCCAAGGAAGCCACTGTCCGCAAGGAGGATGGAGATATCCGGCTGCCCGTCGACCGGATCGCGGTCGGAGACGTGGTCGTCCTGCGTCCCGGAGAACGGGTTCCGGTGGACGGGATCGTTCTGGAGGGGACCTCCTCCGTCAACCAGGCGCCGATCACCGGGGAATCGTTGCCGGTGGCCAAGACCCGGGGATCCCGCGTGCTCGCGGGGAGCCTCAATGGCCGGGGCGTCCTGGAGTTCCGAACGGAGAAGCCCGCCTCGGACAGCTCGCTCGCCCGGATCATCCACCTCGTCGAGAATGCCCAGGCGCAACGCGCCAGGAGCCAGACCTTCATCGACGGGTTCGCCCGTTACTACACGCCCGCGATGATCGTTTTCGCTTTGGGTCTGGTCCTCGTCCCTCCGTTTCTGTTCGGACAAGTCTTTTCGACCTGGCTCTACCGGGGGCTCGTGGTCCTGGTGATCGCATGCCCGTGCGCACTGGTGATCTCGACGCCCGTCTCCATCGTCTGCGGCCTCACGCGGGCGGCCCGTGAAGGAATCCTGTTCAAAGGGGGCGTGTATCTCGAAGAACTGGGCAAGATCCGCACCTTTTTTTTCGACAAGACCGGAACCCTGACCAAGGGAAAACCGGAAGTTGTCCACGTCGAGTCTTTTTGCGATCTCCCCGAGGAGGAACTTCTCCGACTTGCCGCGTCCCTCGAATCCCGGTCCGAACATCCGTTGGCCGGCGCCATCCTCGATGCCGCGGGAAGGAACGGGGCCACCGACGAGCTGCCCGCGCCGACGTTCGTCCAGGCCGTTCCCGGCATGGGGATCCGGGGAAAGGTGAACGGGGAGGCTTATACCCTCGGGAACGCCGCCTTCTTCGATAACGGATCGGGATTGAGCGGTCCCCAGAGGGAGGTCGTGGGAGAGTGGGAGCGCAAAGGAGCCACGGTCGTGTTGATCGGGATCGGGAAGACGCCGCTCGGGATGGTCGTCCTCCGGGACTCCGTTCGGGAGGAGGCGAACGCAGGCCTGTCCGAGCTGCGCCTCCTGGGCGCGAAGGAGTTGACGATGTTGACCGGAGACAACCCGGAGACGGGAAAGGCGATCGCATCGCAGCTTTCCCTCGACACGGTCCATGCGGGGCTCTTGCCGGAGGATAAGGTTGCGCTGGTCCGGGAGGCCGTGGAGAAGGGGAGGAAGGTGGCGATGGTGGGCGACGGGATCAACGACGCCCCGTCGTTGGCCTCGGCAACCGTAGGCGTGGTCATGGGGGCGGCCGGGACCGGCGTGGCGCTGGAGGCGGGGGACGTGGCGCTCATGGGGGACGACCTTCGCAAACTTCCCTTCGCCGTCCGCTTGGGGCGCCGGATGCTGCGGATTATCCGGTTCAACGTCGCCTTCTCCCTGGCGACCAAGGCGGTGTTCCTCGTCCTGGCCACCATGGGGATGGTCACCCTCTGGATGGGGGTCGCCGCGGACATGGGATCGTCGCTGCTCGTCATCGGCAACAGCATGCGGCTCCTTAGGGGGCCGCGCGGATGGAAGCGAGGACGAAAGCCGTGA